The following are encoded in a window of Paenibacillus polymyxa genomic DNA:
- a CDS encoding DUF5695 domain-containing protein: MAVQLSNQVFSISVGDYGDLSSLQLVGDTFNTNYVMNSSNAPKQNTSDHQWLGELMFTYRLGNGAWTRAWTSNSADARQITSSGNSVQVAYQNSSNNQGIRNFILHETYSLVNDYLHWQMKVTNTSNQTLEIGDWGLPLPFNEYWSGGNNEQIYETRVLSHSFVGHNSSFITAGRPSGIGPYVLLIPDASTGAGLEYQDHWRTEEHPGSTWAMEQGGWSEGLNVFYIHSYVIKSTNRGYLGSTSLSLAPGESKTYAFKFYKVADEQAVKDRLYSEGHVDVTVVPGMIFPTNLKAKFDLHTSKSITSVTAQYPSETTISYLETAPTNHKIYELTLGRLGHNNITVNYGNGEKTVLQFYAIEPVEAALQRHSTFMVNSTQWNVPGDLRDKVFDDWMMQYKAKRNSFAGYWGWGDDWGLTHGQFLAEKNVQKPVASEIKAVDDYLEVAIWTNLMESHHTDYLVPDFLMPQPNTTPTYRGYAYPHIYNTFFSMYKLAKLYPNLISYRNSKNTYLLRAYRIFKALYEGPVAYNWNTGLMGELTTPDMIKALQEEGLTTEANDLIAKMATKYNNFKNTTYPYGSEYNYDNTDEEAVYTLAKMNNNTTMMSKINAKTRAARGQMPVWYYYADPVTITGENWWNFQYTTSLAGYAMDDWTRRHSSKPEVDQRLSYAAKLANIGAINSGQISSDPVNIGAVSWTYQAGKGNYGALGLDGGPLFNGWRGMSGEADLGLFGAIKILSSDVAVDPIFGLFGYGCDVTESSNSYTITPKDGVFQRLHLITQKLSLELNRDQYSLAIVSKSKNSIRLTLKNTTPGTTHTTVMSLTGLAAGTYDVLVDGTKNGSVTAANSSTTTVRLNIGTAANYDIRIQSSTDNPSPAGDIVARYEFDETAGSTAADSSGYGQQASVNGGAWGAGRKGNALHFNGTDAYASLPGGIVSSLNDFTIAAWVRVNTHNGWARLFDFGAGTNRYMFLTPKAEGTGMRFAITVSGNGEEQQLNAPELATGVWKHVAVTLSGNTGMMYLDGVEATRNTNMTLKPSSLGLTDRNYIGKSQFDDPYLNGAVDELIIYNRALTAQEIRGLASASATITAHDVGAHSYAEGAD, from the coding sequence ATGGCAGTACAACTATCTAATCAAGTGTTCTCCATCTCTGTCGGAGATTACGGCGATCTCTCTTCCTTACAGCTGGTAGGGGACACTTTTAATACCAACTATGTCATGAATAGCTCCAACGCACCTAAACAGAATACGTCGGATCATCAGTGGCTGGGTGAACTCATGTTCACCTATCGTCTCGGCAACGGAGCGTGGACTCGGGCATGGACAAGTAATTCTGCTGATGCGCGCCAGATCACCTCTTCTGGAAACAGTGTCCAGGTAGCCTATCAGAATTCATCAAACAATCAGGGAATACGTAATTTCATTTTACATGAAACTTATTCGTTGGTTAACGATTATTTGCATTGGCAAATGAAAGTAACAAACACCTCTAATCAAACGCTGGAGATCGGAGATTGGGGACTGCCGCTTCCGTTTAACGAGTACTGGTCCGGTGGCAATAATGAACAAATTTATGAAACCAGAGTACTCTCACACTCCTTTGTAGGCCATAATAGCTCCTTTATTACCGCTGGACGACCTAGCGGCATCGGACCGTATGTACTGCTAATCCCTGATGCCTCAACGGGTGCTGGTCTCGAATATCAGGACCATTGGAGAACTGAGGAGCATCCCGGCAGCACTTGGGCTATGGAGCAAGGCGGCTGGTCCGAAGGACTGAATGTGTTCTATATCCACTCCTATGTCATCAAGAGCACCAACCGTGGTTATCTCGGAAGCACCAGTCTGTCGCTGGCTCCTGGTGAAAGCAAAACGTATGCCTTTAAATTTTATAAAGTAGCGGACGAGCAGGCTGTAAAGGACAGGCTGTACAGTGAGGGACATGTGGATGTGACCGTGGTTCCGGGTATGATTTTCCCGACCAATCTCAAGGCCAAATTCGATCTGCATACCAGCAAATCCATTACCTCTGTCACAGCGCAATATCCGTCCGAAACGACCATCAGCTATCTGGAAACAGCCCCTACAAACCATAAAATATATGAACTTACACTGGGACGACTGGGACATAACAATATTACTGTAAACTATGGTAACGGCGAAAAAACCGTTCTCCAGTTCTATGCCATCGAGCCAGTCGAAGCTGCACTTCAGCGTCACTCTACCTTCATGGTCAACAGCACCCAATGGAACGTGCCGGGCGACCTGAGGGACAAGGTCTTTGATGACTGGATGATGCAATACAAGGCCAAACGAAACAGCTTTGCTGGCTACTGGGGCTGGGGTGATGATTGGGGACTAACTCACGGCCAGTTTCTGGCGGAGAAAAACGTTCAGAAGCCCGTAGCATCTGAAATCAAGGCAGTCGATGATTATTTGGAGGTGGCCATCTGGACGAATTTGATGGAAAGCCATCATACCGATTATCTGGTTCCTGATTTCCTGATGCCGCAGCCTAATACGACACCAACGTACCGGGGCTATGCCTATCCGCACATTTATAATACATTTTTTAGCATGTATAAACTTGCCAAGCTGTATCCCAACCTGATCAGCTATCGCAATAGCAAAAACACATATTTGCTACGTGCTTATCGTATTTTTAAAGCGTTGTATGAAGGCCCTGTTGCTTATAATTGGAACACGGGACTCATGGGTGAGCTAACTACACCTGATATGATTAAAGCGCTTCAGGAAGAAGGCTTGACCACCGAGGCTAACGACCTGATTGCCAAAATGGCTACCAAGTATAACAATTTCAAAAACACCACCTATCCTTATGGCTCTGAGTATAACTATGACAATACAGATGAAGAAGCCGTATATACACTCGCCAAAATGAACAACAACACGACCATGATGAGCAAAATCAACGCCAAAACGCGTGCTGCACGCGGTCAGATGCCTGTCTGGTACTATTACGCCGATCCGGTCACCATCACCGGAGAGAATTGGTGGAACTTCCAGTACACCACTTCACTGGCCGGCTATGCGATGGATGACTGGACACGTCGGCATTCGTCCAAGCCCGAAGTGGATCAGCGTCTGTCCTATGCCGCCAAGCTGGCGAACATCGGGGCGATTAACTCGGGACAGATCAGCTCTGATCCTGTCAATATCGGGGCGGTATCGTGGACATATCAGGCGGGCAAGGGCAATTATGGCGCACTCGGTCTGGACGGCGGCCCCCTCTTTAACGGATGGCGCGGGATGTCCGGGGAAGCCGACCTGGGGCTATTTGGAGCCATTAAAATCCTAAGCTCGGATGTTGCTGTAGATCCAATATTCGGCTTGTTCGGCTATGGCTGTGACGTTACAGAAAGCAGTAACAGCTACACGATCACTCCAAAGGATGGTGTATTCCAGCGACTGCATCTGATCACCCAAAAGCTGAGTTTGGAGCTGAATCGGGACCAATATAGCTTGGCCATCGTGTCTAAGTCCAAGAACAGCATCCGCCTGACGCTGAAAAACACGACCCCAGGCACGACTCACACCACCGTTATGAGCTTGACCGGACTTGCGGCAGGTACGTATGACGTGCTCGTAGACGGCACAAAAAACGGATCAGTCACGGCTGCTAACAGCTCTACGACCACGGTCAGACTGAATATCGGTACGGCAGCCAACTATGATATCCGTATCCAGTCGAGTACAGACAACCCGTCTCCCGCCGGAGACATTGTAGCCCGTTATGAATTTGACGAAACGGCCGGATCTACCGCAGCCGATTCGTCAGGTTATGGACAGCAGGCCAGTGTAAATGGAGGGGCGTGGGGCGCCGGACGGAAAGGCAATGCCCTGCACTTTAACGGTACAGACGCCTATGCTAGCCTGCCCGGTGGTATCGTTAGCAGCCTAAATGACTTTACGATTGCCGCGTGGGTACGGGTGAACACGCATAACGGCTGGGCACGCCTGTTTGATTTTGGAGCAGGCACGAATCGGTATATGTTTTTGACACCCAAAGCCGAGGGAACCGGTATGCGCTTTGCTATCACCGTCTCGGGGAACGGAGAGGAACAACAGTTGAATGCGCCAGAGCTGGCAACAGGGGTTTGGAAGCATGTCGCCGTGACTTTGTCAGGCAATACTGGAATGATGTATCTGGACGGTGTAGAGGCGACGCGTAACACGAACATGACGCTCAAGCCTTCCAGCCTTGGACTGACAGACCGGAACTATATTGGGAAATCCCAGTTTGATGATCCCTACCTGAACGGTGCAGTGGATGAACTGATTATTTACAACAGAGCCCTAACCGCTCAGGAAATCCGGGGCTTGGCCTCGGCAAGCGCCACCATTACAGCCCATGATGTGGGAGCCCATTCATATGCTGAAGGAGCAGATTAG
- a CDS encoding carbohydrate ABC transporter permease, with protein MPFKIYKKYVMLLAFTAPALIFYAIFLLIPTISGMYYSFTDWNGLNPNYSFIGLGNFVESLKEDPDFLNSLWFTLKYVLVMIVLQNVLALALAVLIESRTRTKGFFRTIFFMPNMISTIISAFMWTFVFSSVLPQIAEKTTIAFLGQSWLGDPKVSFFSIIIVSLWNGVGYMMIIYLAALQGVPQSLKEAAIIDGANAFQTLRSVTMPMITHAITICFFLTLNGAFKVYEVVYGLTGGGPGRSTQVITMNIYEEAFSNNFRYGYASAKSVILFAIVLIFTLIQLRVMKKREVEA; from the coding sequence ATGCCTTTTAAAATCTATAAAAAATACGTCATGCTACTGGCGTTTACGGCCCCGGCGCTGATCTTTTATGCTATCTTCCTGCTCATTCCAACGATCAGCGGCATGTACTACAGCTTTACAGACTGGAACGGATTGAATCCCAATTACAGCTTTATCGGCTTGGGGAACTTTGTGGAATCGTTGAAGGAAGACCCCGATTTTCTCAATTCCCTTTGGTTTACTCTTAAATACGTATTAGTGATGATTGTGCTGCAAAATGTACTGGCACTGGCTCTGGCAGTGTTGATTGAGTCGCGTACACGTACCAAAGGATTTTTCCGGACGATATTTTTCATGCCCAATATGATCAGTACCATTATTAGCGCATTTATGTGGACCTTCGTTTTTTCTTCCGTGCTGCCACAGATCGCCGAAAAGACGACTATCGCCTTTTTGGGCCAATCGTGGCTGGGCGATCCGAAAGTATCTTTCTTCTCTATCATTATTGTGTCGCTCTGGAATGGTGTCGGCTATATGATGATCATCTACCTGGCTGCGCTTCAAGGTGTACCACAAAGCTTGAAGGAGGCTGCTATTATTGACGGGGCGAACGCATTTCAGACATTGCGAAGTGTGACGATGCCGATGATTACTCATGCGATTACGATCTGTTTCTTCCTGACGCTGAATGGTGCCTTCAAGGTGTATGAGGTCGTATACGGACTGACTGGCGGAGGGCCAGGGCGCAGTACACAGGTGATTACGATGAACATTTATGAGGAGGCGTTCTCCAACAACTTCCGTTATGGTTATGCGAGCGCCAAATCTGTTATTTTGTTCGCGATCGTTCTTATTTTCACCCTGATTCAGTTGCGCGTCATGAAGAAGAGGGAGGTGGAGGCATGA
- a CDS encoding ABC transporter substrate-binding protein has product MKMWKCVLSTMLVGTLLAGCGANSSGSDSSGSGGDGKTVNLKMFIAQPRLKEHYDKYINAFVAKEKKDKNIDVTVQLEMPPADNAAQILKTRLASNDAPDVFALHAVNEIPPFYKAGYLEDLSGQPFVNKLMDSVKPSVTTKDGKVVAVPLETISWGYLYNKKIFKDLDLQPPGTLTEMKAVVEKLKANNVKPFLLSYKESWIPQLFVPLTAGAMMNTQNKDFIERMNQDQGSFSEMKSMFDIIDLVNSNGTDKALEIGGDDGSAAFASGKAAMWIQGPWFAETILKSDPKMDFGVAALPINDDPNATLINLSTSTSLAVSSTSKNKEVALDFVNYVLDDKDSSAFYEALKFNPISKVHTFKSYPWVNDATEYVKAGKSYQDPSIPQAVKDEAGKSLQSYYAGQLSQDDVIKALDKAWKSYNKVNK; this is encoded by the coding sequence ATGAAAATGTGGAAATGTGTATTGAGCACGATGCTGGTTGGCACGTTATTGGCCGGGTGTGGAGCGAATTCTTCAGGCAGTGACAGCAGCGGTTCCGGTGGAGACGGTAAAACGGTGAATCTCAAAATGTTTATTGCTCAGCCCCGTTTGAAGGAGCACTACGATAAATACATTAATGCTTTCGTAGCGAAAGAGAAGAAAGATAAAAATATCGACGTTACGGTGCAACTGGAGATGCCGCCTGCTGACAACGCCGCACAAATTTTGAAGACAAGACTTGCATCCAACGATGCGCCGGACGTATTTGCATTGCACGCGGTGAATGAAATTCCTCCGTTTTATAAAGCGGGCTATTTGGAGGATTTGTCCGGTCAGCCTTTTGTTAACAAATTGATGGATAGTGTGAAGCCTTCGGTGACAACCAAAGACGGAAAGGTCGTAGCGGTTCCTTTGGAGACGATCTCATGGGGCTATTTGTACAATAAAAAGATATTTAAGGATTTGGATTTGCAGCCGCCGGGAACGTTGACCGAAATGAAGGCTGTGGTCGAGAAGCTGAAAGCGAATAATGTGAAACCGTTCCTGTTGTCTTACAAGGAATCCTGGATTCCACAGCTGTTCGTGCCTCTGACAGCAGGTGCGATGATGAACACACAGAATAAAGATTTTATCGAACGGATGAATCAGGACCAAGGCTCCTTTTCCGAAATGAAGAGCATGTTCGATATTATTGATCTGGTGAATAGCAACGGTACTGACAAGGCGCTGGAAATCGGCGGGGATGATGGATCGGCTGCGTTTGCCTCGGGTAAAGCGGCGATGTGGATTCAGGGACCGTGGTTTGCGGAAACGATTTTAAAATCTGATCCGAAGATGGATTTTGGGGTAGCAGCGCTGCCGATCAATGACGATCCCAATGCGACATTGATCAATTTGTCCACTTCGACTTCGCTGGCTGTATCCTCCACAAGCAAGAACAAGGAGGTTGCGCTCGATTTTGTTAACTACGTGCTGGATGACAAGGATTCTAGCGCGTTCTATGAAGCATTGAAATTTAACCCGATCTCCAAAGTGCATACGTTTAAAAGCTATCCTTGGGTTAATGACGCTACCGAATACGTAAAAGCAGGAAAGTCGTACCAAGATCCATCTATCCCGCAAGCGGTTAAGGATGAGGCAGGGAAATCGCTACAATCCTACTATGCAGGTCAGCTCTCGCAGGATGACGTCATTAAGGCACTGGATAAGGCATGGAAATCGTATAACAAAGTGAACAAGTAA
- a CDS encoding carbohydrate ABC transporter permease yields MRLKKANSLLITLILCVGAVVSFFPIYMAVINSFKTQGEMFASFTTLPTKLHYENYSQAFHQTHLLNSALNSTIISFIGIGGIVICSALAGYKLSRTQGKLSGAIFFLFVASMLVPFHSIMIPLTRMAKDLSVQGSTYGLALIYIGLGVNMAIFLYHGFVKSIPRELEESAQMDGCNEFQTFFRIIFPLLLPITVTIAILDFLWIWNDFLLPLLMLTDVNHYTLILSTNMLFGEYNKDWSLILAALVLTSIPVILIYAFFQKFIMEGIAEGAVKG; encoded by the coding sequence ATGAGGCTGAAGAAAGCCAATTCCTTGCTGATTACGCTGATTCTGTGCGTGGGCGCTGTCGTGTCCTTCTTCCCAATCTACATGGCGGTAATTAACTCGTTTAAAACACAGGGTGAGATGTTTGCATCCTTTACGACGCTGCCGACGAAGCTTCACTATGAAAATTACAGTCAGGCTTTTCATCAGACTCATTTGCTGAACAGCGCCCTTAATTCCACGATTATTTCTTTTATCGGCATTGGTGGCATTGTGATCTGTTCGGCACTGGCAGGCTACAAGCTGTCTCGTACACAGGGGAAACTGAGCGGTGCGATTTTCTTCCTGTTTGTCGCATCGATGCTGGTACCGTTTCACTCTATTATGATACCGCTTACGCGAATGGCAAAAGATTTGTCCGTTCAGGGCAGTACGTACGGCTTGGCCTTGATCTATATCGGCTTGGGTGTGAATATGGCGATCTTTTTGTATCATGGATTCGTCAAATCCATCCCGCGTGAGCTGGAAGAATCCGCACAAATGGACGGCTGTAATGAGTTTCAAACGTTCTTTCGGATTATATTTCCTTTGCTGCTGCCAATCACAGTTACCATCGCGATTTTGGATTTTCTGTGGATTTGGAATGACTTTTTGCTTCCATTGTTAATGCTGACGGATGTGAACCATTACACCCTGATTCTCTCGACCAATATGCTGTTTGGAGAGTACAACAAGGATTGGTCGCTTATTCTGGCCGCACTTGTGCTGACCTCCATCCCGGTTATCCTGATCTATGCATTCTTTCAGAAATTCATTATGGAGGGCATCGCAGAGGGAGCGGTTAAGGGATAA
- a CDS encoding response regulator, with product MIRVLIVDDEPWNRDILKTFGTWEKLGMLVVGEAEDGDEAFRLVGELAPHIVITDMHMPGADGVELLQALNNHCPDVKIIVVSGYDDFAYAKHAIRYKAVDYLLKPVNPTELNAVLLKCKNDLEVKAAEQQQEATELDYGFFHKLTRYKQLLRLYFNELNRDGVNITCRQVMQELESYGAPSPHMLGRLVQELLSLLKELAADNGLGTSTAKAGFPLSQDAVSSVEHALEFVSSCYVQELDQLIRQRKYKNKLNLEEVRRYIDSHFAGPITLEQLAKNFFVSKEYMSKVFKQEYGQNVTDYIVERRMENAREWLANKQISIKAVAEMAGYEDVSYFYRVFKKHFGMAPGEMRKEV from the coding sequence ATGATCAGAGTATTAATTGTGGACGATGAGCCGTGGAACCGCGATATTCTAAAGACATTTGGCACATGGGAAAAACTTGGAATGTTGGTAGTGGGTGAGGCTGAAGACGGAGACGAGGCGTTCAGGCTGGTCGGGGAGTTAGCTCCCCATATTGTGATTACTGATATGCACATGCCGGGTGCGGACGGAGTGGAGCTGCTGCAAGCGCTAAATAACCATTGTCCTGATGTAAAAATCATTGTCGTGAGCGGATATGATGACTTTGCGTATGCCAAACATGCCATCCGTTACAAGGCCGTCGATTATTTGTTAAAGCCAGTCAATCCTACGGAGCTGAATGCAGTGTTGCTCAAATGCAAAAACGATCTGGAGGTCAAGGCTGCTGAACAGCAGCAAGAAGCGACGGAGCTGGATTATGGTTTTTTTCACAAGCTGACCCGGTATAAGCAACTGCTGCGTCTTTATTTTAATGAGTTGAACCGTGACGGGGTGAACATAACTTGTAGGCAGGTTATGCAGGAGCTGGAGAGTTATGGAGCACCAAGTCCACATATGCTGGGCAGGCTGGTGCAGGAGCTTCTTTCCCTGCTAAAAGAGCTCGCAGCGGATAACGGGCTGGGTACTTCTACGGCAAAGGCAGGATTCCCACTGTCGCAGGATGCCGTATCCTCTGTAGAACATGCGCTGGAATTCGTATCGTCGTGCTATGTTCAGGAACTGGATCAGCTCATTCGGCAGCGGAAATACAAAAACAAACTGAATTTAGAAGAGGTACGGCGATATATCGACAGTCACTTTGCTGGGCCGATTACACTGGAGCAGTTGGCAAAAAACTTTTTTGTGAGTAAAGAGTATATGAGCAAGGTATTTAAGCAGGAGTATGGTCAAAATGTAACGGACTACATCGTAGAGCGAAGAATGGAAAACGCGCGGGAATGGCTGGCCAATAAACAGATTTCAATTAAAGCAGTCGCGGAGATGGCAGGATATGAGGATGTGTCTTATTTCTATCGGGTATTTAAAAAGCATTTTGGCATGGCACCCGGTGAAATGAGGAAGGAAGTTTAA